From uncultured Pseudodesulfovibrio sp.:
GGCCCAATTTGGTAAAAACCACTTGGGTGATCAAGACAAGCACCTTCCTACCAACCATGGCTTCGATGAATTTTATGGCAACCTTTACCATCTCAATGCCGAAGAAGAACCGGAACATCCGGATTATCCAAAGCCCGAAGAGTACCCCAATTTCAAAAAGAACTACGGTCCTCGTGGCGTAATACACTCCTTTGCAACAGCAGATGGTCAAGACATCGAAGACACTGGCCCGCTGACCAAGAAGCGCATGGAAACCATTGATGATGACATTGCCAAGCGCAGTGCTGACTACATCATAAAACAGGCAAAGACTGGCGACCCATTCTTCGTCTGGGTCAACTTTACCCACATGCATTTCAGAACGTATGTCCCTGAAGAACTCAAGGAGCAGGCCGGACGTTGGCAATCAGTCTACCACGACACCATGGTCCAGCATGACAAGAACGTGGGCATGGTCCTTGATGCTATAGACACGGCAGGCATTGCCGACAACACCATCGTCTTTTATTCGACGGACAATGGCCCACATAAAAACACATGGCCTGATGCAGGCACTTCCCCGTTCCGTAACGAAAAAAATTCCAACTGGGAAGGAGCATTCCGCGTCCCCGCCATGGTCCGCTGGCCCGGTCACATCAAGGCCGGAAGCATCTCCAACGAGATCATATCGCACATGGACTGGATGCCCACGCTTCTTGCCGCCGCAGGCGAAACCGATGTGAAGGAAAAACTCCTGACCGGACACAAAGCAAATGGCAAGGATTTCAAGGTCCATCTGGATGGATACAACTTCCTGCCATATCTGACGGATCAAATAGAAACCCCTCCGCGCGAGGAGTACTTCTATTTTTCGGATGACGGCGATTTGTTGGGTTTGCGTTACGACAACTGGAAAATCGTCTTTGCCCAGCAACGCACCCCCGGCACTTTGAAAGTCTGGAGCGAACCTTTCGTCAACACGAGAATCCCTTGGTTGTTCAACCTTCGTACAGACCCGTATGAACAGGCCCCAATTACTTCCAACTCCTATTGGGATTGGTATCTTGAGCGCTCTTTCCTGCTGGTCCCAGCACAAAGCGCCGTGGGGGATTTCCTCAAGACATTCCAAGAATATCCGCCGCGAATGAAAGCTGCCAGCTTCACCATCGATCAGGTCATGGAAAAACTGACACCGCCCACCCAATAATCAACACGCTTCAATATTGTGAGCCCGTACTAACAAAACGGGCTCACAATATCAGACTATACACTCTCAAATAGCGGATGCACCAAGTATGAAAGACCCAATAGTTAAGCGACACTCCTCACTGACATGGCTAGCAATCCTCTCCGCAATCCTCCTGCTTGCCCCGACACAAACATGGGCCAAAAGTTTTGCCGGGTCCAAGAGCTGTCGGGACTGCCATGAACGATTCTACGAACTTTGGGCACCGTCCCGCCATGGCACCGCCATGCAACCGTACACCGAAATCTTCGCCGAAACGAACCTCACTCCACACTCCACCCATCTGACTATCGAGAAAGCCAACTACCAAGCTTATGTAGGCAAAGGGCAAGGATACATCATCGAGAAAACAGACCAAGGCAAAAAAAAACTTACCATCGAACACGTTCTCGGCGGCAAATACGTCTATTATTTCCTGACCCCCATGGACAAAGGTCGTTTGCAGACACTTCCTCTGGCCTATGATGTCATCAAAAAGGAATGGTTCGACATGGCTGGCAGCGGCATTCGGCACTCAGGCGGAGAATCCGTATCATGGACCGATGCCGCATATACCTTCAACACATCCTGCCACGGTTGCCATGTCAGCCAAATGCGCAACAACTATGATCCGAAAACCGGCATTTACGAAACCACTTGGGCCGAACCCGGCATCAATTGCGAAACCTGCCACGGCCCGTCTTCGGAACACAACCGTGTGTGCCGTGAAGCCGGTAAAGGAAACGTACCCAAAGATTTAAAAATCCTCGGCGGTAAAGGGAAGTTCACCGTCAAAGAAAACTCGGATGCCTGTGCGCCCTGCCATGCCCAGATGATCCCACTTACCGGTGCATTCATGCCGGGTGATGAATTTTACGACCACTTCGACCTTGTCACGCTGGAAGACCCGGACTGGTATCCAGATGGCCGGGACCTCGGCGAGAACTATACCCACACCACCTGGAGCCTCAGCCCATGTGTCAAATCCGGCGAATTGGGATGTGTGCATTGTCACACTTCAAGCGGCCGCTTCCGCCAAAAAAACGATCCAAAATCGGCCTGTTCCCCCTGCCACGACAATAAAGTCGCAGAACCTGAAAAACACACCATGCACACGACCGGACCTGATACGCCTACCTGCATATCCTGCCATATGCATAAAACTCATTTCGCCCGTATGGATCGCAGTGACCACTCAATGCTTCCTCCAACCCCTGCAACAACCATTGCCTACGGCTCGCCTAACGCATGCAACGGCTGTCACACGGACAAGGATGCCAAATGGGCGGACAAAACCGTCAGGACATGGCGCACACGAGATTATCAGACCCCTGTACTCCACCGAGCTGGACTCGTAGACGCCGCAAGAAAGGGCGACTGGACCAAACTCTCCGCAATGACCACGTATATCGCCAACAAAAAAAGCGATCCTATCTTCGTGACATCGCTTATTCGTTTGCTACGAACATGCCCAGATACAAAAAAATGGCCTCCCCTTATCGCAGCCCTCAAGAACCCGTCACCACTGGTTCGTTCTGCCGCAGCCGAAGCTCTTGGTCCGCCTCCTTCACCTCAGGCGGCACAAGCATTAGTTGTGGCAACTGGCGACCCAAGCCGATTGGTTCGTATCAGAGCCGCCGCAGCCCTAAACGGTGTCCCCATGCAAATCACCAAAGGGGAACACAAAACAAATCTGGGCAAGGCCCAAAAAGAATACATGGACTCCATGACCGCACGCCCTGACATGTGGACGTCCCACTACAATCTGGGAAACTACTACATGCTTGGCCGAGACCTTGAACAAGCAAGCATGGCTTTTGAAAAAGCACACGAACTGGCTCCACGAGCCGTCCCACCTCTGGTAAACAATGCCATGGCACACGCCCGTGGCGGAGATCTTCAGGGAGCCGAAGTTCTGCTCATGAAAGCATTACCCCTGGCGCCAGAAGATCCGGCCATCCTCTACAATCTCGGCTTAGTCAAAAGCGAAATGGGCGATACGACAGAAGCTGAAAAATATTTGCGCGCAAGCCTGAAGGCGGACCCACAACTCGCTCGTGCCGCATACAACCTATCTGTCATTATCGGAGAAAAATCCCCCAAAGAATCAGTCACCTTTGCACAAACTGCTTCCGATCTAACCTCAAATCCGAGATACACATTCAACCTTGCCTTTGCTCAACACCGGGTAAGACAAACAGAACAAGCCAGAAGCACATTAAAAAAATCCATACAGACATGGCCGGAATTCACCGATGCTTACTTGTACCTTCTCAACATTGCCGAAACGGATAAACAAAAGGCTGAGGCAAAAGCCCTGATCGGTGCGGCCCTGTCTTCACATACTCTGTCCAAGACAAGTAGGACCAGATTAAAACAGGCCTTCTAACAACCAGCATAAAAAAGGCCCCGGTAGCACAATGCTCCGGGGCCTTTCATCTATTTCGACACGTTATTTTTTCCCATCGACCTCCGCAAAAATCGCCTTGAAATCATTTTTCATACTGATTTCATGCCATCCATTTTCGAGGCACATGGCTCTCATCTCCTCATCCTTATACTGATACTCTCGTTCGGGATCATCATGATTGACGATCATTTGAAGACTGTAAGCTGCAGTCTTTGAGTATTCTAGCATATGATAATCGCCACCGGAATTTCCCAATGCAAACACGGGAACTCGGCCAATCTTGTTCCGAATATTAACAGGTTTGCCCTCTTTGTCGTTGATGGGCTTCACAAATTCATGCTGCCGTACAAAATCAACGCCCTTTCCCTCTCGGTCCCACGTGGTAAGCACTGTTGTCCCGATAACATTCTCCGGAGTTATATGCGCTGCCTCCAATGCAAATCCACGGGTGAACTGCGGATCAGACCCGGAACAAATATATACGGTAAACTGATGCGCCTTGAGGTAATCTATCAATTGGATTACGGGAGCATACACCAACTTATTATAGCTCAAACCGAACCGCTTATCCTTCACCTGTGCAAAATACTTTGCGAGGGCAGCATTATACTGCGCATCGGTGAATCCGTCCGTGGCATAGAGCAAAATGGCATACAAACTGTTCTCCGCATACGGGTCATGACTGAAATACGACATATCCTTTTCAGCAACGGCTTTGTATGGCTGAACATTTTTGAGAGAAGCATCACCCTCAATACGTTTAAGCATCTGTCGTTCAGCAAAATCAAAAACAACATACTGCGGTTTTTCCAACAAGATGGTCCCATCCATATCAAAAGTCGCGATTCTGTCCTCCGGCGACAGATAATTCGAACCCGATTCATTCACGACCTCTTCCACAAATTGTACAATGGCAGTTTTAATCGCTCCTTCTTGCCACAAATCCAAAGTATTTTGTCCCGCAACACCGAGCACCGGCACCGCCAACACAAAAGCAATCAATAAAGTTCCAATTCGCAAGACCCGTTTCATAAACACCTCCTGCATGTGATTTTTCAATAATCATTGAATGATATACATTAAAAAAATGTATAATCAAACGGTAAAAACACTCTATCTTGCAACTCATTGGCAAAAAAAATGCAGAAAGGTGCAACTAGGGCTTGCCAAGCTCTCAGTTTTATGTAAAACACGCCCTTCACGGATTGGAGCTGACCAGCAAATCCGTTTGAAAATAGTGCGTCCCCATCGTCTAGCCTGGTCCAGGACGGCGGCCTTTCACGCCGTTAACAGGGGTTCAAATCCCCTTGGGGACGCCACGATTAGAATAAAGACCGTTACGAAAGTGACGGTCTTTTTTCTTGCCCTTCCTCCCGAAAGCACGAATGACTCCGGCAGCGGGTCACAAAAGAGCAAGACTGCACTTTAAACGCTCCCTCTCTTGATGCACTCCTCCAATTCGGGTATGATTGTGCTATGAATAGGTATCCCCTCTGCTTCAAACGAGGGGCATGACAGAGGCGTATGGACATGAGTGATACTCACAAACTCTCGATTCAAGATTTACGCACCTTACTGAAGCCATTTGCAAAGCCAAACTTTAGCAGGGCCATATGGCAAATTATGGACACTTATCTGCCATATTTCGGACTGTGGGGATTGCTTATATATCTGTTGAAAAATGAAACGTCCTTTTTTCTAATCTTCCCGCTTCTCATTCTGGCGGCCCTGCTGCTGGTTCGTATTTTCATAATTTTCCACGATTGCGCGCACGGATCATTTTTTACCTCACGCCGTGCCAATATAATCCTGGGCTTCATCTCAGGTTTTTTGACGTTCACCCCATTTACATATTGGCAACGCAACCACCTCATCCGGCACTTACGCCAATCTGGATAAAAGAGGAGTAGGTGATCTATGGACGTTGACCGTCAACGAATATCGAGCACTCTCTCCGTTCAAACGTCTGGGCTATCGACTCTACCGTAATCCACTCGTCTTTTTGGGAATCGGACCAGGATACTCTTTTTTAATCACCCAGCGTTTTTTGCACGGCTGGAAAGGCAAAAACGAACATTTCAGTGCTATAATCACCAACGTAGCTATCGTAATGATCGCTTCCCTAATCAGTCTGGCAATCGGCTTCAAAACGTATCTTATTATCCAGCTACCAATCATACTCATCGCCGGGGCAATCGGAGTGTGGCTGTTTTACGTACAGCACCAATTTGAAGGAGTATATTGGGCTCACCAAAAAGAGTGGGACCCCGTAAAAGCTGCCATGCAGGGGAGTTCATACTATAAACTGCCCAAGATCCTTCAATGGTTCACGGGTAATATTGGGCAGCATCACGTACATCATATTTTACCGAGAATCCCAAACTACAAACTTCAGGAAAGTTACGACAAAACTCCAGAGATGCAGACAGTCCCGCTGTTGACCTTCTTAAAAAGTCTCAAGTCACTAAAACTGAACCTATGGGATGAAGAACAGCAAAAGCTTATCAGCTTCAAATCACTGAGGGGATAGGATATACTAGCGGCATATACTTCCTCTTCTGTCTTTCCTGACACATCCACCTCATCGTAATTCCCTATAAATCCCAAAGTACACTTTGCAACATATCCCTCCTCCCTCTTGCATAACCAGCCAGCCTGCCGTACTTTTTCGACCAAACCACTGGAGATTCATCATGAAGAAATCCATTGTCGCCGCATTACAGATCGGCTCGGATCAAGGTACTGCGGCCACAGTTGAAAGGATATTGGGATATGAAACACAAATTAACGAATCCGGGTGCAGCCTGCTGGTATTGCCCGAAGCTATCCTGGGCGGCTACCCAAAAGGGGCCGACTTCGGCACCAAGCTCGGCTATCGTACCCCTGAAGGACGCGAAGATTTTCTCGAATATTGGAACGAAGCCATTGACATTGATGGCCCAGAAATCGCCGAACTCTGCGGATTGGCCAAACGATGCACAACCGCCATGGTCGTCGGCATCATTGAACGCGGTGGCTCCACCTTATACTGTACAGCCCTGTTTATCGCCGAAGACGGCACCATCGCTGGCAAACACCGCAAGCTCATGCCCACAGCCACGGAACGATTAGTTTGGGGACAAGGCGACGGCTCCACACTGCCTGTCGTAGAAACATCTGCCGGACGCGTGGCCGGTGCCATCTGTTGGGAGAACTACATGCCTTTGCTTCGCGCCACTATGTATGGCAAAGGCATGGACATCTGGTGTGCGCCCACCGTGGACGCTCGCGACATCTGGGTGGCGAGCATGCAGTTCATCGCCTACGAAGGCCGAAATTTCCTCGTCAGTGCATGTCAGTATCAAGGGCCGCCGAACGGAAAAACACACCGCGATCCGGCATGGCCTGCCGACGAGCCTCTTATTCGCGGCAACTCCATCATCATATCACCCATGGGTGATATTCTGGCCGGTCCTTTACGCGGCGAAGAAGGCCTGATCTCCGCAGAAATTGATCTCGATGACATTGTCAGGGCACGTTACGACATGGACATCGCAGGGCATTACGCCCGCCCGGATGTATTCAAACTCTCTGTGGACGAACGGCCAAGACCTACTGTTTCTTGTATTACCAATGATAATTCAGCTGAATAATTTTGAAGATGCCGCCTTTGGCGGATTTTTCAAATAATTTCGTCTCCGACGGCTCAAGGCCGAGGGCCTTGAGAATCCCGTGCCGCCTTCGGCGAAAATACATATATAAAAAGCCCTGAGTGTATTTACTTCAGGGCTTTTTATATGGGTATATTGCTCTGATTACTTGGCGACGTCGACGGCTTCCCATACATTGACCTCAGAAGGACCGGCCACGAGGTCCGCTGTGGCCTGACTCATAGCCGCCATATGTGGAGTCTTTCC
This genomic window contains:
- a CDS encoding sulfatase-like hydrolase/transferase, with protein sequence MMKRWLLTSLCLMLFLTMLAACGSDSDTQEEKTSETTISSPTPAQPETPVADKSEQPATEASPAATATSTDKPNIVVIWGDDIGQSNLSAYTNGMMGYQTPNIDRVANEGMMFTDYYAEQSCTAGRSAFITGQSVYRTGLSKVGMPGAELGMDEADPTIAELLKNHGYATAQFGKNHLGDQDKHLPTNHGFDEFYGNLYHLNAEEEPEHPDYPKPEEYPNFKKNYGPRGVIHSFATADGQDIEDTGPLTKKRMETIDDDIAKRSADYIIKQAKTGDPFFVWVNFTHMHFRTYVPEELKEQAGRWQSVYHDTMVQHDKNVGMVLDAIDTAGIADNTIVFYSTDNGPHKNTWPDAGTSPFRNEKNSNWEGAFRVPAMVRWPGHIKAGSISNEIISHMDWMPTLLAAAGETDVKEKLLTGHKANGKDFKVHLDGYNFLPYLTDQIETPPREEYFYFSDDGDLLGLRYDNWKIVFAQQRTPGTLKVWSEPFVNTRIPWLFNLRTDPYEQAPITSNSYWDWYLERSFLLVPAQSAVGDFLKTFQEYPPRMKAASFTIDQVMEKLTPPTQ
- a CDS encoding carbon-nitrogen hydrolase family protein translates to MKKSIVAALQIGSDQGTAATVERILGYETQINESGCSLLVLPEAILGGYPKGADFGTKLGYRTPEGREDFLEYWNEAIDIDGPEIAELCGLAKRCTTAMVVGIIERGGSTLYCTALFIAEDGTIAGKHRKLMPTATERLVWGQGDGSTLPVVETSAGRVAGAICWENYMPLLRATMYGKGMDIWCAPTVDARDIWVASMQFIAYEGRNFLVSACQYQGPPNGKTHRDPAWPADEPLIRGNSIIISPMGDILAGPLRGEEGLISAEIDLDDIVRARYDMDIAGHYARPDVFKLSVDERPRPTVSCITNDNSAE
- a CDS encoding HAD family hydrolase, with translation MKRVLRIGTLLIAFVLAVPVLGVAGQNTLDLWQEGAIKTAIVQFVEEVVNESGSNYLSPEDRIATFDMDGTILLEKPQYVVFDFAERQMLKRIEGDASLKNVQPYKAVAEKDMSYFSHDPYAENSLYAILLYATDGFTDAQYNAALAKYFAQVKDKRFGLSYNKLVYAPVIQLIDYLKAHQFTVYICSGSDPQFTRGFALEAAHITPENVIGTTVLTTWDREGKGVDFVRQHEFVKPINDKEGKPVNIRNKIGRVPVFALGNSGGDYHMLEYSKTAAYSLQMIVNHDDPEREYQYKDEEMRAMCLENGWHEISMKNDFKAIFAEVDGKK
- a CDS encoding fatty acid desaturase, producing MTVNEYRALSPFKRLGYRLYRNPLVFLGIGPGYSFLITQRFLHGWKGKNEHFSAIITNVAIVMIASLISLAIGFKTYLIIQLPIILIAGAIGVWLFYVQHQFEGVYWAHQKEWDPVKAAMQGSSYYKLPKILQWFTGNIGQHHVHHILPRIPNYKLQESYDKTPEMQTVPLLTFLKSLKSLKLNLWDEEQQKLISFKSLRG
- a CDS encoding fatty acid desaturase, whose amino-acid sequence is MSDTHKLSIQDLRTLLKPFAKPNFSRAIWQIMDTYLPYFGLWGLLIYLLKNETSFFLIFPLLILAALLLVRIFIIFHDCAHGSFFTSRRANIILGFISGFLTFTPFTYWQRNHLIRHLRQSG
- a CDS encoding HEAT repeat domain-containing protein → MKDPIVKRHSSLTWLAILSAILLLAPTQTWAKSFAGSKSCRDCHERFYELWAPSRHGTAMQPYTEIFAETNLTPHSTHLTIEKANYQAYVGKGQGYIIEKTDQGKKKLTIEHVLGGKYVYYFLTPMDKGRLQTLPLAYDVIKKEWFDMAGSGIRHSGGESVSWTDAAYTFNTSCHGCHVSQMRNNYDPKTGIYETTWAEPGINCETCHGPSSEHNRVCREAGKGNVPKDLKILGGKGKFTVKENSDACAPCHAQMIPLTGAFMPGDEFYDHFDLVTLEDPDWYPDGRDLGENYTHTTWSLSPCVKSGELGCVHCHTSSGRFRQKNDPKSACSPCHDNKVAEPEKHTMHTTGPDTPTCISCHMHKTHFARMDRSDHSMLPPTPATTIAYGSPNACNGCHTDKDAKWADKTVRTWRTRDYQTPVLHRAGLVDAARKGDWTKLSAMTTYIANKKSDPIFVTSLIRLLRTCPDTKKWPPLIAALKNPSPLVRSAAAEALGPPPSPQAAQALVVATGDPSRLVRIRAAAALNGVPMQITKGEHKTNLGKAQKEYMDSMTARPDMWTSHYNLGNYYMLGRDLEQASMAFEKAHELAPRAVPPLVNNAMAHARGGDLQGAEVLLMKALPLAPEDPAILYNLGLVKSEMGDTTEAEKYLRASLKADPQLARAAYNLSVIIGEKSPKESVTFAQTASDLTSNPRYTFNLAFAQHRVRQTEQARSTLKKSIQTWPEFTDAYLYLLNIAETDKQKAEAKALIGAALSSHTLSKTSRTRLKQAF